One genomic region from Spirosoma sp. KCTC 42546 encodes:
- a CDS encoding RNA polymerase sigma factor, translating into MNEGRKGFWEATYKQCIAKMIGLCYRYTYDRQTAEDLAHDAFLLAIDKASSFENKGPFEAWLRRIVINVALQHVREQKKQKDHQDRIRTAFQIPSLESDEESNSNPAYSFSETELLETISLLPHHHRLVFNLYVFDEFTHAQIGAELGISEGTSKSHLARARKKIREILTQKTNQHPKRKRLLFLLLLPNRLGGMDQLFRRHLNAFELQPQQALPIHTANGRDVSGLKTKPSVFIPQILIKTDLAELALMLTLAIVSYLQLNAYKPMKAPMIAAPSANLLENKVQSKINTDTKQVSMPHPTATFSRNTIIARKQTENSEMMKKVNTLSALLLSGSALAFDSTALLTPSQLPIRFINQPVVDNKLTEMVRPIGQTQSDTKPNSKKIFGTFYASELFWSAENNELYVRGKHVKVSLNTQKFTGSGQFSFLNKISYLVVNGNPMHINDTIQLSDKSYSLIKLTQAEALEKYGDIARMGAVEITLGE; encoded by the coding sequence ATGAATGAGGGAAGGAAAGGCTTTTGGGAAGCTACTTATAAGCAGTGCATTGCCAAAATGATTGGCCTTTGCTATCGGTATACCTATGATCGGCAAACGGCAGAAGACTTAGCCCATGATGCGTTTTTACTAGCGATTGATAAAGCGTCAAGCTTTGAAAACAAAGGCCCTTTTGAAGCCTGGTTAAGGCGTATTGTCATCAACGTAGCCTTGCAACACGTTCGGGAGCAGAAAAAACAGAAGGACCATCAAGACAGGATAAGAACAGCGTTTCAGATTCCCTCCCTTGAATCTGACGAGGAAAGCAACTCCAATCCAGCCTATTCATTTTCAGAAACTGAACTGTTAGAGACCATTAGCCTTCTGCCCCACCACCATCGACTGGTGTTTAATCTGTACGTATTTGATGAGTTCACCCATGCCCAGATCGGAGCCGAGTTGGGTATCAGCGAAGGAACCTCAAAGTCCCATTTGGCAAGGGCTCGCAAGAAAATTCGGGAAATCCTTACTCAGAAAACAAACCAGCACCCGAAACGAAAGCGGTTACTATTCCTGTTGTTGCTTCCGAATCGGCTTGGCGGTATGGATCAGTTGTTCAGACGCCACTTGAACGCGTTCGAGCTACAGCCTCAACAGGCATTGCCTATTCACACTGCCAATGGTAGGGATGTTTCAGGCCTAAAAACTAAACCGTCTGTCTTTATTCCACAAATCTTAATAAAGACAGATCTGGCAGAATTAGCCCTGATGCTTACGCTAGCCATTGTTTCATACCTCCAGCTGAACGCATATAAGCCCATGAAAGCGCCAATGATAGCAGCGCCTTCTGCCAACCTGTTGGAGAATAAGGTGCAGTCAAAAATAAATACGGATACTAAGCAGGTTTCTATGCCGCATCCAACTGCCACCTTTTCCAGAAATACCATCATAGCTAGAAAACAAACAGAAAATAGCGAAATGATGAAAAAGGTAAACACCCTAAGTGCGCTGCTGCTTTCGGGCTCAGCGCTGGCATTTGATTCAACAGCTCTATTGACTCCTTCCCAATTACCTATCCGGTTTATCAATCAGCCTGTGGTTGACAACAAGTTAACGGAAATGGTAAGGCCGATTGGCCAAACTCAGTCGGACACTAAACCAAATTCTAAAAAAATTTTCGGTACGTTTTATGCGTCGGAGCTGTTTTGGTCGGCAGAAAACAATGAACTATACGTCAGGGGAAAGCATGTAAAAGTTAGTCTTAACACGCAAAAATTTACGGGAAGCGGTCAATTTTCCTTCCTGAATAAAATAAGCTATTTGGTTGTCAATGGCAATCCCATGCATATAAATGACACCATACAGCTTTCGGATAAGAGCTATAGCCTGATCAAATTAACCCAGGCAGAAGCCCTGGAAAAATATGGCGATATAGCCAGGATGGGCGCGGTGGAAATAACGCTGGGGGAATAG
- a CDS encoding HAMP domain-containing sensor histidine kinase, with translation MRLLHFVQVLVLLWSTAGAQSTKPSVATLKAQLRVQQSNNARLQRYIAIAQYYFDIDQYDSLYTYTKEGLRLVNKSRDYSGDLHYFLARYYRQRGLYSQAITFTRQAIEYAQTANAVKKIVEFQYTLAVIYSDAGDLSRAIDQIGRNIRYLATHEDIPTLAANYLLIIALYRELKNPSLEKAYTQKYFALDKRNWPAVDRMYASILEGEILEQKGQFKKAEVAYQESLRYARLTNSPFRVIDALEVVGINLRNQQRYKLAIQLFDAQFRKARALKSRAVMASAKRELAMTYLASQRPKDALPEARYALYLFRQNKQPDGIINSLGTLTAVLKANGQYQEALEIYEEQQHLKENTYSERNAQKLAYMQAVFDIETKEKTIKLLQKNAQINLLKTLRQQQQLTLARQTQLAAAAIIGLLLTLIGTVYFFLRKSQRAYSALTHQQALLQQTANELTEANAVKNKLFSLIGHDLRSPLASVKVTIRQIQENGDSFQAARLLVDRLERQVDNMLGLLTNLLDWSMIQLNGFHTFSESLLLYPLIDEILSLASEQLQQKQLTVINHVDKTHSAMVDKQQLGVVVHNILTNAIKFTHPGGYIRIQSIGYEDVVELQIRDTGIGMSAEQIAALSTWPEVRKGTMGESGIGLGLRICREMLARQGGRLSIESKLNKGTLVRIQLLTLRNELKPEMA, from the coding sequence ATGCGTTTGCTCCATTTTGTTCAGGTATTGGTTCTTCTCTGGTCGACCGCAGGAGCTCAGTCAACAAAACCATCTGTTGCTACACTCAAAGCTCAACTGCGTGTACAGCAAAGCAACAACGCTCGTTTACAAAGGTATATAGCAATCGCCCAGTATTATTTTGACATCGACCAATACGATAGTCTATATACATACACGAAGGAAGGACTCCGGCTGGTGAACAAGAGCCGTGATTATAGTGGCGATTTACACTATTTTTTGGCCCGTTATTATCGTCAACGTGGTTTGTATAGCCAGGCAATCACGTTTACCCGACAGGCAATCGAGTATGCCCAAACAGCCAACGCGGTTAAAAAGATCGTTGAGTTCCAGTATACGTTAGCTGTGATCTATTCAGATGCCGGTGATCTATCAAGAGCGATCGATCAGATTGGGAGGAATATAAGGTATCTGGCCACCCATGAGGATATACCGACACTCGCAGCGAATTACCTCCTGATAATTGCCCTGTACCGGGAATTGAAGAACCCCTCGCTGGAGAAAGCCTACACCCAAAAATATTTTGCCCTGGATAAACGAAACTGGCCAGCCGTTGATCGTATGTACGCATCGATACTAGAGGGGGAAATCCTGGAACAAAAAGGCCAATTCAAGAAGGCAGAGGTGGCGTACCAAGAAAGCTTGCGGTATGCACGGCTGACAAATAGTCCCTTTAGGGTGATTGATGCGCTTGAAGTTGTAGGGATCAATTTACGCAATCAGCAGCGCTATAAGTTGGCCATCCAGCTATTTGATGCGCAATTTCGCAAGGCACGTGCGTTAAAGAGCAGAGCCGTGATGGCAAGTGCCAAACGGGAATTAGCCATGACTTATTTGGCCTCTCAACGACCCAAAGACGCCTTGCCGGAGGCTCGGTATGCCCTGTACTTATTCAGGCAAAATAAACAACCTGATGGTATCATCAACTCGCTGGGTACCTTAACGGCCGTATTGAAAGCGAATGGCCAGTATCAGGAGGCCTTAGAGATTTATGAAGAGCAACAGCACCTAAAGGAAAACACCTACTCTGAAAGAAATGCGCAGAAACTAGCCTATATGCAGGCCGTATTTGACATCGAAACAAAAGAAAAAACGATTAAACTACTACAAAAAAACGCGCAGATTAATCTACTAAAAACGCTTCGTCAACAACAACAGCTTACCCTAGCCAGGCAAACACAACTGGCCGCAGCCGCTATAATCGGGCTATTACTCACACTCATAGGCACAGTCTATTTCTTTCTGCGCAAATCCCAGCGCGCTTATTCCGCTTTAACTCATCAGCAAGCGCTTCTCCAACAAACAGCCAATGAATTGACCGAAGCGAATGCGGTCAAAAACAAACTATTTTCCCTCATTGGTCATGATTTGCGGAGTCCCCTGGCCAGTGTGAAGGTTACCATTCGACAAATCCAGGAAAACGGCGATTCATTTCAGGCCGCCCGGCTCCTGGTGGATCGTCTGGAAAGACAGGTAGATAATATGCTGGGGTTGTTGACTAACTTATTAGATTGGTCAATGATTCAGTTAAATGGCTTCCATACCTTTTCAGAATCGCTGCTTCTCTATCCACTCATTGACGAAATACTCAGTCTGGCCAGCGAGCAACTACAGCAAAAGCAGTTGACAGTCATTAATCATGTTGACAAAACGCATTCGGCAATGGTCGATAAACAGCAGTTAGGCGTGGTCGTACACAATATTCTTACGAATGCCATTAAGTTTACCCACCCAGGCGGCTATATTCGTATTCAATCAATTGGCTACGAAGACGTTGTTGAATTACAGATCCGAGATACAGGTATTGGTATGTCAGCTGAGCAGATAGCTGCTTTATCGACATGGCCAGAAGTACGCAAGGGAACAATGGGAGAAAGCGGCATAGGGCTTGGCTTACGGATCTGTCGCGAAATGCTAGCCCGTCAGGGCGGACGTTTGTCCATCGAAAGTAAATTGAATAAAGGCACTTTGGTCCGCATTCAATTACTGACCTTGCGTAATGAGCTAAAACCCGAGATGGCTTAA
- a CDS encoding LytTR family DNA-binding domain-containing protein yields MVVKQYLIIDDSEPDAFYLKGLLSRFTFFNLVGIAPTIESAVQFLSSQSIDLIFLDISLDGQLGLSLLKTGMTLPPVIITSAYPDYALESYEIGKAADYLLKPFTLERLQISLTRALQWQNQPTVIEKNEIFLKMGRKAQRFVFQSIDYIEAFGIYSKVYADNQMYLVNEGLALLIDQLPARLFIRVHKSYVININKITSYDRHTIWLGQTKIPIGRSFRPSLEGLLSVFDTNSNEEP; encoded by the coding sequence ATGGTAGTAAAACAATATCTGATAATCGACGATTCGGAGCCCGATGCGTTTTACTTAAAAGGTTTGTTAAGCCGGTTCACGTTTTTTAATTTGGTTGGCATTGCGCCAACGATTGAGTCGGCGGTTCAGTTTTTGTCTTCCCAATCAATTGATCTGATCTTCCTCGATATTAGCCTTGATGGGCAATTGGGGCTAAGCCTCCTTAAAACAGGCATGACCTTACCCCCTGTAATTATTACCAGCGCTTATCCGGATTATGCCCTGGAAAGCTATGAAATTGGGAAGGCAGCTGATTATTTGTTGAAACCTTTTACGTTAGAACGGCTGCAAATTTCCCTTACGCGGGCTCTTCAATGGCAAAATCAACCAACCGTTATTGAAAAAAATGAAATTTTCTTAAAGATGGGACGCAAAGCGCAACGCTTTGTCTTCCAGTCGATCGATTACATCGAAGCGTTTGGCATTTATTCTAAAGTGTATGCAGACAATCAGATGTATCTGGTGAATGAAGGACTCGCGTTACTAATTGATCAACTACCGGCCCGCCTGTTTATTCGGGTTCATAAATCATACGTTATCAATATCAATAAAATAACAAGCTACGATCGGCATACGATCTGGCTGGGTCAAACAAAAATCCCCATTGGCCGTTCGTTTCGGCCTAGCCTGGAAGGGTTATTGTCGGTATTTGATACGAATAGTAATGAAGAGCCTTAA
- a CDS encoding TIGR03364 family FAD-dependent oxidoreductase: MTSYDLLIVGAGALGTFHALQAAQAGLRVLLLEKDRYPIGATVRNFGQVVPSGLAGRWFDYGRRSLDIYRTIQQETDITVRANGTIYIASDPDEWTLANELHDRYQRLGYGSELLTKAQCLDKYPSLQPNYVVGGLFFPDELSVEPEQMIHRLIAYSQRKYGIDYRPGSVVIDCQPNSSGAVVTLSNREHFQAKRVLICGGHEVRLLFPDVLANAGLVVSKLQMLLAEPVAGLRLPGNILTGLSIRRYEAFQECPSYANLTAQYPEHLIELKKWGIHILFKQAVDGSIIVGDSHEYAEATQAEDLGYHTQDFINDLMLAEARRIVTFPLTIRKTWAGFYSQTKAEIFEHAIDPAIQLITGIGGKGMSSSAGYAEQNIKQWFG; encoded by the coding sequence ATGACTTCTTACGATTTACTTATTGTGGGCGCAGGTGCACTTGGCACCTTCCACGCACTTCAGGCTGCTCAGGCCGGGCTACGCGTGTTGCTGCTCGAAAAAGATCGCTATCCAATTGGTGCCACGGTGCGGAATTTCGGCCAGGTGGTGCCGTCAGGGCTGGCTGGCCGGTGGTTCGACTACGGGCGACGGAGCCTGGATATCTACCGCACCATTCAACAGGAAACAGATATTACGGTACGGGCCAATGGTACGATTTATATAGCCTCCGATCCCGACGAGTGGACGCTGGCCAACGAACTCCACGACCGATACCAACGACTTGGCTATGGCAGCGAGTTACTCACGAAGGCACAGTGTCTCGACAAATACCCCAGCCTGCAACCCAACTACGTTGTGGGCGGTCTGTTCTTCCCGGATGAGCTTAGCGTAGAGCCGGAGCAGATGATTCACCGACTGATTGCCTACAGCCAACGAAAATACGGAATTGATTATCGCCCGGGTTCGGTTGTGATCGACTGCCAGCCGAACAGTTCGGGTGCGGTTGTTACGCTGAGCAATCGGGAGCATTTCCAGGCAAAACGGGTACTCATTTGCGGAGGACATGAGGTACGGTTGCTGTTCCCGGATGTACTGGCCAATGCCGGTCTGGTAGTCAGTAAGCTGCAAATGTTACTAGCTGAGCCCGTTGCTGGCTTACGCTTGCCGGGTAACATCCTAACCGGTCTGAGTATTCGTCGGTACGAAGCTTTTCAGGAATGCCCGTCCTATGCCAACCTGACAGCCCAGTATCCCGAACACCTGATCGAGCTGAAAAAGTGGGGCATCCATATCCTGTTTAAACAAGCCGTCGATGGCTCCATCATTGTGGGCGATTCGCACGAATATGCCGAGGCTACCCAGGCGGAGGATCTAGGCTATCATACGCAGGATTTTATTAACGACCTGATGCTGGCCGAGGCTCGCCGGATTGTTACCTTTCCGTTAACCATCCGAAAAACCTGGGCGGGTTTTTACAGCCAGACTAAGGCTGAAATTTTTGAGCACGCTATAGATCCAGCCATCCAGCTAATAACGGGTATTGGCGGCAAAGGCATGAGTTCCAGCGCTGGCTATGCCGAACAAAACATCAAGCAGTGGTTCGGCTAA
- a CDS encoding HAD family hydrolase, with product MQPIELVVFDMAGTTVTDHHEVERCFAEAAAETGLFVTDERILAMQGLAKRYVFETLWKEQLGEHNSDIQRQVDVSYASFRRILENHYLTQGATPTEGCLDTFAYLYERGIAIALTTGFYRVVTDIILEKLGWLKGLDGRRVGTAESLIQVSIASDEVERGRPYPHMIERAMHLLGVSNPKAVINIGDTPSDLLSGRAAGVALNLGVTNGTHSRDQLEAYPHDLLINSLRELPALLDAREVMTTHG from the coding sequence ATGCAACCGATTGAATTAGTGGTATTTGACATGGCGGGCACTACCGTGACCGACCACCATGAAGTAGAGCGGTGTTTTGCCGAAGCAGCCGCTGAAACAGGCCTATTTGTTACCGACGAGCGTATTCTGGCCATGCAGGGCCTTGCCAAACGGTATGTATTTGAAACACTTTGGAAAGAACAACTGGGCGAACACAATAGTGATATACAGCGGCAGGTTGATGTATCGTACGCAAGTTTCCGGCGCATTCTCGAAAACCATTACCTCACTCAGGGAGCAACACCCACCGAAGGCTGCCTGGATACCTTTGCCTACCTGTACGAACGGGGAATCGCCATTGCGCTCACAACCGGATTTTATCGGGTTGTAACCGATATTATTCTGGAAAAGCTCGGCTGGCTCAAAGGGCTCGATGGTCGCCGGGTTGGTACCGCAGAAAGTCTGATTCAGGTGTCCATTGCCAGTGACGAAGTGGAACGGGGTCGCCCCTACCCGCACATGATTGAGCGAGCCATGCATCTACTGGGTGTTAGTAACCCCAAAGCCGTCATAAACATCGGCGATACCCCTTCCGATTTACTATCGGGCCGGGCCGCTGGCGTAGCCCTCAATCTGGGCGTTACCAACGGTACGCACTCCCGCGATCAGCTGGAAGCCTACCCACACGATTTACTGATTAATTCGCTCCGGGAATTGCCCGCCTTGCTAGACGCTCGCGAAGTAATGACCACTCATGGATAA
- a CDS encoding nicotinate phosphoribosyltransferase: MTNKLYDTSLSLLTDLYQVTMAYGYWKSETAEKEAVFNLYFRKNPFNGGFTIACGLANIIGYITHFGFSKKDLRYLRTLTGNDKKPLFDDAFLDYLANLKLSCSIEAIPEGTVVFPNEPLVRVRGPILQCQLLETPLLNLINFESLIATKAARLRLVADTDQLLEFGLRRAQGVDGGMTASRAAYIGGCDATSNVLAGKLYDIPVRGTHAHSWVMSFDDEQQAFDTYAQVLPNNVTLLVDTYDTLQGVRHAIETGRKLEAQGHTLAGIRLDSGDLAYLSIEARKLLDEAGFQHTAIVASNDLDETIISSLKQQGAKINTWGVGTKLVTAFDQPALGGVYKLAALQNETAGNGAAKWAYKMKLSEQAIKISTPGIQQVRRFRDERGFLADMIYNTEEMSGSDRPTTMIDPMDFTKRRRFEATQSYEDLLVPVFQEGKCVYNLPDIHAVRARVQTQLAGLHPGVKRFVNPHTYPVGLEKSLHELKTELILKLREANEEPRNGTKG; this comes from the coding sequence ATGACGAATAAGCTTTACGACACTTCGCTGAGCCTACTGACCGACCTGTATCAGGTAACAATGGCCTACGGTTACTGGAAATCAGAAACGGCTGAGAAAGAAGCAGTTTTTAACCTGTACTTCCGAAAGAACCCATTCAATGGGGGGTTTACCATAGCCTGCGGGCTGGCCAATATCATCGGCTACATTACTCACTTCGGATTCTCAAAAAAAGATTTGCGCTACCTCCGCACACTGACAGGCAATGACAAAAAGCCATTGTTTGACGATGCGTTTCTGGATTATCTCGCCAATCTGAAGCTCAGCTGTAGTATCGAGGCCATTCCGGAAGGCACGGTCGTGTTCCCAAACGAGCCATTGGTACGGGTTCGCGGCCCAATTTTACAGTGTCAGCTCCTCGAAACGCCCCTGCTGAACCTCATTAACTTCGAGTCGTTGATTGCTACCAAAGCAGCTCGCTTACGCTTAGTAGCCGATACCGATCAACTGCTGGAGTTTGGTTTACGCCGGGCGCAGGGCGTAGATGGTGGCATGACCGCCAGCCGGGCGGCTTACATTGGCGGCTGCGATGCCACCTCGAATGTGCTGGCGGGCAAACTCTACGACATTCCCGTTCGGGGCACGCACGCCCACAGTTGGGTTATGTCGTTCGATGATGAACAGCAGGCTTTTGATACTTATGCCCAGGTATTGCCCAACAACGTAACCTTGCTGGTCGATACGTACGATACCTTACAGGGCGTCCGGCACGCCATTGAAACGGGGCGAAAGCTGGAAGCCCAGGGGCATACACTGGCGGGCATCCGGCTCGATTCGGGCGATTTGGCTTATTTAAGTATTGAAGCCCGCAAACTACTGGACGAAGCCGGTTTTCAGCATACCGCCATTGTGGCCAGCAACGATCTCGATGAGACCATTATCAGCAGTTTGAAACAGCAGGGAGCAAAAATAAATACCTGGGGTGTAGGTACGAAACTCGTTACCGCCTTCGATCAGCCCGCGCTCGGTGGCGTTTATAAACTGGCAGCGCTTCAAAATGAAACAGCGGGAAATGGAGCGGCAAAATGGGCCTACAAGATGAAGCTATCGGAGCAGGCCATTAAAATTTCGACACCGGGGATTCAGCAGGTGCGCCGATTTCGGGATGAACGGGGGTTTCTGGCCGATATGATCTACAACACAGAAGAAATGAGTGGATCGGATCGACCAACGACCATGATTGACCCGATGGACTTTACCAAGCGTCGGCGTTTTGAAGCAACGCAGTCCTACGAAGATTTATTAGTGCCTGTTTTTCAGGAGGGCAAGTGCGTCTACAATCTCCCCGACATTCATGCCGTACGGGCGCGGGTCCAAACCCAACTGGCGGGCCTGCATCCGGGTGTAAAGCGATTCGTGAACCCCCACACCTATCCGGTCGGGCTGGAAAAGAGCCTGCACGAGTTGAAAACAGAGTTGATCCTTAAATTACGGGAGGCCAATGAAGAGCCGCGTAACGGAACGAAAGGATAG
- the rpoN gene encoding RNA polymerase factor sigma-54, which yields MQKLSLSQSLQQKLSPQQIQFIKLLQIPTAELDTRIEEELEINPALEEGMDEEYEQKDDDSYDEADDYKERDDDLDIDSYIKDEDYAGYKMQGDGNYAEEDRDMPLATSSSLTDSLLQQFGYLNLTEQQRIVGLQLIGSIEADGYIRRSLQAIVNDLAFAQNVFTDTEEIESILHKIQSFDPPGIGARTLQECLILQLQRKDASDPYNILAIRIIDEFFDEFSKKHYDKIQRRLNISDDSLKKVIDIIIKLNPKPGSVEGESGTAQYLVPDFILTNNGGKLELTLNSKNAPELRISRSFADMLDTYDKSKKQNKNLKETVTFVKQKLDAAKWFIDAIKQRQQTLLRTMNAIVRFQYDFFLNGDESRLRPMILKDIATLIDMDVSTVSRVANSKAVQTEFGIYPLKYFFSEGISTDTGEDVSSREVKNILKDLIDAEPKLHPLSDDKLEKILNDRGYNIARRTVAKYREQLNIPVARLRKQL from the coding sequence ATGCAGAAGTTAAGCCTATCCCAATCTCTTCAGCAAAAGTTATCTCCGCAGCAGATTCAGTTTATTAAACTGCTACAGATTCCTACGGCTGAATTAGACACACGAATTGAAGAAGAACTGGAAATTAATCCGGCTCTTGAAGAAGGCATGGATGAAGAGTATGAGCAAAAAGATGATGACTCATACGACGAAGCAGATGACTATAAAGAACGGGACGATGATCTGGATATAGACAGTTATATCAAGGACGAAGATTATGCCGGGTATAAAATGCAGGGCGATGGTAATTATGCCGAAGAAGACCGCGATATGCCATTGGCCACTAGTTCGAGCCTGACCGATTCGCTTCTTCAACAGTTTGGCTACCTGAACCTGACCGAGCAGCAGCGTATTGTGGGTCTTCAGCTCATTGGCAGCATTGAAGCGGATGGCTACATCCGGCGTTCGTTGCAGGCCATTGTCAATGATCTCGCCTTTGCCCAGAACGTGTTTACCGATACCGAAGAGATTGAAAGCATCCTGCACAAAATCCAGTCGTTCGATCCGCCGGGTATTGGGGCGCGTACCCTTCAGGAATGCCTGATTTTGCAACTGCAACGCAAAGACGCGTCTGACCCCTATAACATTCTGGCGATTCGGATCATCGACGAATTCTTCGATGAATTTTCCAAGAAACACTACGACAAGATTCAGCGACGACTGAATATCAGCGACGATTCCCTCAAGAAAGTCATTGATATTATTATTAAACTGAATCCTAAACCGGGCTCTGTTGAGGGTGAATCCGGCACCGCCCAATACCTGGTTCCTGATTTTATTCTGACTAACAACGGCGGTAAGCTTGAGTTAACCCTGAACTCGAAAAATGCGCCTGAACTACGCATCAGCCGTTCCTTTGCCGACATGCTCGATACCTACGACAAGAGCAAAAAGCAGAACAAGAACCTGAAAGAAACGGTCACGTTTGTAAAACAGAAACTGGATGCGGCCAAGTGGTTCATTGATGCCATCAAGCAACGCCAGCAAACGCTGCTCCGAACCATGAACGCCATCGTACGCTTTCAGTATGATTTCTTTCTGAACGGTGACGAGTCCCGACTCAGGCCGATGATTCTGAAAGACATTGCTACCCTGATCGATATGGATGTGTCAACGGTATCGAGGGTGGCTAATAGTAAAGCGGTGCAGACCGAATTCGGGATTTACCCGCTTAAATATTTCTTCTCGGAGGGTATTTCGACCGATACGGGTGAGGATGTCAGCAGCCGCGAAGTGAAAAACATTCTGAAAGATCTGATCGACGCCGAACCCAAGCTTCACCCGCTATCGGACGATAAGCTCGAGAAGATCCTGAATGATCGGGGCTACAACATCGCCCGCCGAACCGTAGCCAAATACCGCGAGCAGCTTAATATTCCGGTAGCCCGGCTGCGGAAACAGTTATAA
- a CDS encoding enoyl-CoA hydratase/isomerase family protein: protein MYENLLYDVTDSVCRITLNRPQVYNALSPGLIGDITAAIEAAGTDEQVRVVVITGAGDKAFSSGADLKEGVTQAASSGGQLTLGDSLRETYHPMIRAIRNLPKPVIGRVNGVAAGAGCSLALACDVIICADEAYFSQIFVNIGLMPDAGSTFFLPRLIGPQRAFELCSTGRRVYGPEAAQLGLVSRSVPMADLDAAVDAVVGYYAGAATRAIGAMKKVLNQSLYSDLDHQLDQEADNQDLLGRSADAMEGIGAFLMKRKANFLGK, encoded by the coding sequence ATGTACGAAAATCTCCTTTACGACGTCACCGATTCGGTTTGCCGGATTACCCTCAACCGACCACAGGTCTACAATGCCCTTAGTCCGGGGTTGATTGGGGACATTACGGCAGCCATCGAAGCCGCCGGTACTGATGAGCAGGTTCGGGTCGTGGTGATTACAGGTGCGGGCGATAAAGCTTTTTCGTCCGGGGCCGATCTGAAAGAAGGCGTTACCCAGGCTGCGTCTTCGGGTGGGCAACTTACCCTCGGCGATTCATTACGAGAGACATACCACCCCATGATTCGGGCCATCCGGAACCTGCCCAAGCCTGTTATTGGCCGTGTGAATGGCGTTGCCGCTGGCGCAGGTTGTTCATTGGCGCTAGCCTGCGATGTGATCATTTGTGCCGATGAGGCCTACTTCAGTCAGATATTTGTCAATATCGGTCTGATGCCCGATGCGGGCTCTACCTTTTTTCTACCCCGGCTTATTGGCCCACAACGGGCATTTGAGCTATGCAGCACCGGCCGACGCGTATATGGCCCGGAAGCGGCTCAACTAGGTTTGGTAAGTCGATCGGTACCGATGGCGGATCTGGATGCGGCTGTGGATGCCGTAGTGGGGTATTATGCCGGAGCGGCTACTCGGGCAATTGGTGCCATGAAAAAAGTACTCAACCAATCCCTGTATTCTGATCTCGATCATCAACTCGATCAGGAGGCTGATAATCAGGATCTATTGGGCCGATCGGCGGATGCGATGGAAGGTATTGGTGCTTTTCTTATGAAGCGAAAAGCAAATTTTTTAGGGAAATAG
- a CDS encoding LytTR family DNA-binding domain-containing protein, whose amino-acid sequence MRRVYAAQVQHRFDPNKVLYLSGDINYSTVYLIDGKHILTSRTLKWYTSQWPHFMRIHKNSLVNPEHIYSCILASSIEGYLIMKNGARLTIGRRRINEVAIQLGIDRSKNSGKGSYYVNPSEHE is encoded by the coding sequence ATGAGACGGGTATATGCTGCTCAGGTTCAGCACAGGTTTGATCCGAATAAAGTGCTTTATTTATCAGGAGACATTAACTACAGCACAGTTTACCTGATTGATGGTAAACATATTTTAACCAGTCGAACACTAAAATGGTATACTAGTCAGTGGCCTCACTTTATGCGCATCCATAAAAACAGTCTGGTAAATCCTGAGCATATCTATAGCTGTATTCTGGCTTCGTCAATCGAAGGCTATCTAATTATGAAAAATGGGGCACGACTGACGATTGGCCGTCGGCGAATTAATGAAGTAGCTATTCAATTAGGCATTGACCGCTCTAAGAATTCAGGCAAAGGTAGCTATTACGTGAATCCTTCAGAGCATGAATAA